Proteins co-encoded in one Victivallis lenta genomic window:
- a CDS encoding efflux RND transporter periplasmic adaptor subunit, whose protein sequence is MKKIILLLVIAAVAAAGYFFYKKYSDAGKNGNGRLVSGNGRLEATEVSIATKLAGRIEEVMVNEGDFVTRGQPLARMQTNVLEAQLAQAQAQHSRAVTAEASAKATIEVRLSEKEAAKAVVLQKKSGLDGARKRYERLKLLDQADATSKQQYEDAETAFFAAEAELAAAQASLKQADAAIEVAKAEAAGAAAAIEAADADIARIQADIDDSLLTAPREGRIQYRIAQPGEVLSAGGRVLNLVDLTDVYMTFFLPEEVAGKVSLGADVRLVFDAIPDIPIPAEVSYVASVAQFTPKTVETQSERQKLMFRVKARIDPALLRKYIKLVKTGIPGVTWVKLDPAAEWPEALQLKKREL, encoded by the coding sequence GTGAAGAAAATCATTTTGCTGCTGGTGATCGCGGCGGTGGCCGCGGCAGGGTATTTCTTTTATAAAAAGTACAGTGACGCCGGGAAGAACGGCAACGGCCGGCTGGTTTCCGGCAACGGCCGGCTGGAAGCCACCGAGGTCAGCATTGCGACCAAGCTTGCCGGGCGGATCGAGGAGGTCATGGTCAACGAGGGCGACTTCGTCACCCGGGGGCAGCCGCTGGCGCGGATGCAGACCAACGTGCTTGAGGCGCAACTCGCGCAGGCCCAAGCCCAGCACAGCCGGGCGGTGACCGCCGAAGCCAGCGCCAAGGCGACCATCGAAGTCCGCCTCAGCGAAAAGGAGGCGGCCAAAGCCGTCGTCCTCCAGAAGAAGAGCGGCCTCGACGGCGCCCGGAAACGCTATGAGCGGCTGAAGCTGCTGGATCAGGCCGACGCGACCTCAAAACAGCAGTATGAAGATGCCGAGACCGCCTTTTTCGCAGCGGAGGCGGAGCTGGCGGCGGCGCAGGCCAGCCTGAAGCAGGCCGACGCCGCCATCGAAGTGGCCAAAGCGGAGGCGGCCGGCGCGGCTGCCGCCATCGAAGCCGCCGATGCCGATATCGCCCGCATTCAGGCCGACATCGACGACAGCCTTCTTACGGCGCCCCGCGAAGGGCGCATCCAATACCGCATCGCCCAGCCCGGCGAAGTGCTTTCCGCCGGCGGCCGGGTGCTGAACCTGGTGGACCTGACCGATGTATATATGACCTTTTTCCTGCCGGAGGAGGTTGCGGGCAAGGTCTCTCTCGGAGCGGACGTCCGGCTGGTGTTCGACGCCATCCCGGATATTCCCATCCCGGCCGAGGTCTCCTATGTGGCCAGCGTCGCGCAGTTCACCCCGAAAACGGTGGAGACCCAGAGCGAGCGGCAGAAGCTGATGTTCCGCGTAAAGGCGCGCATCGATCCGGCCCTGCTCCGGAAATACATCAAACTGGTCAAGACCGGAATTCCCGGCGTAACCTGGGTCAAACTCGATCCCGCGGCGGAATGGCCCGAGGCCCTGCAGTTGAAGAAGAGGGAGTTATGA